From Rhodoferax sp. AJA081-3, the proteins below share one genomic window:
- the hutU gene encoding urocanate hydratase, with product MATTSPSPFSDAKARPVRAPRGPELSCANWQIEAAYRMLQNNLDPEVAENPNELVVYGGIGKAARNWPAFDAILDSLRKLQPNETLMVQSGKPVGVFRTHEGAPRVLIANSNLVPKWANWEHFNELDRKGLMMYGQMTAGSWIYIGSQGIVQGTYETFVEAGRQHYNGDLSGRWVLTAGLGGMGGAQPLAATFAGACSLTIECQQSSIDFRLKTRYVDEQASDLDDALARIAKYTSEKKAVSIALLGNAARILPALAERCKAGTATRPDLVTDQTSAHDLINGYLPAGWSVEQWKAAQKDPAQHADLTAAAARSCADHVKAMLLFQAMGIPTVDYGNNIRQVAFDQGVKNAFDFPGFVPAYVRPLFCRGVGPFRWVALSGDPEDIRKTDAKMKELFPHNAGLHRWLDMAGERIAFQGLPARICWIGLGERHLAGLAFNEMVKSGELKGPIVIGRDHLDSGSVASPNRETESMMDGSDAVSDWPLLNALLNAASGATWVSLHHGGGVGMGYSQHSGVVIVADGTAEAGEKLGRVLFNDPATGVMRHADAGYDIARQSARDNGLNLPMLK from the coding sequence AAGCCCGCCCCGTGCGTGCACCCCGCGGCCCAGAGCTCTCCTGCGCCAACTGGCAGATCGAAGCGGCCTACCGCATGCTGCAAAACAACCTGGACCCCGAAGTGGCCGAGAACCCCAACGAACTGGTGGTCTACGGCGGCATTGGCAAGGCAGCGCGCAACTGGCCGGCGTTTGACGCCATCCTGGACAGCCTGCGCAAGCTGCAACCCAACGAAACGCTGATGGTGCAGTCCGGCAAACCGGTGGGCGTGTTCCGCACCCATGAGGGCGCACCGCGCGTGCTGATTGCCAACTCCAACCTGGTGCCCAAGTGGGCCAACTGGGAACACTTCAACGAGCTCGACCGCAAGGGCCTGATGATGTACGGCCAGATGACGGCCGGCAGCTGGATCTACATCGGTTCACAAGGCATTGTGCAGGGCACCTACGAGACATTTGTCGAAGCTGGCCGCCAGCACTACAACGGGGATCTGAGCGGCCGCTGGGTGCTGACCGCCGGCCTGGGTGGTATGGGTGGCGCGCAGCCTTTGGCCGCCACGTTTGCGGGCGCCTGCTCGTTGACCATCGAATGCCAGCAAAGCAGCATCGACTTCCGCCTGAAGACCCGTTATGTGGACGAACAGGCCTCCGACCTGGACGACGCGCTGGCCCGTATCGCCAAATACACGAGTGAGAAAAAGGCCGTGTCCATTGCCCTGTTGGGCAATGCCGCGCGCATCTTGCCGGCGCTGGCCGAGCGCTGCAAGGCCGGCACCGCCACCCGCCCCGACCTGGTGACCGACCAGACATCGGCCCACGACCTGATCAACGGCTACCTGCCAGCAGGTTGGTCCGTGGAGCAATGGAAGGCCGCGCAAAAAGACCCGGCACAACACGCCGATTTGACCGCCGCCGCCGCACGCAGCTGCGCCGACCATGTCAAGGCCATGCTGCTGTTCCAGGCCATGGGCATCCCCACCGTGGACTATGGCAACAACATCCGCCAGGTGGCGTTCGACCAGGGTGTGAAGAACGCGTTTGACTTCCCCGGCTTTGTGCCAGCCTATGTGCGCCCGCTGTTTTGCCGCGGTGTCGGCCCCTTCCGCTGGGTGGCGCTGAGCGGCGACCCCGAAGACATCCGCAAGACCGACGCCAAGATGAAAGAGCTGTTCCCCCACAACGCCGGCCTGCACCGCTGGCTGGACATGGCCGGTGAACGTATCGCCTTCCAGGGCCTGCCCGCACGCATTTGCTGGATCGGCCTGGGTGAACGCCACCTGGCCGGCCTGGCCTTCAACGAGATGGTCAAGAGCGGTGAATTGAAGGGCCCCATCGTCATCGGTCGCGACCACCTGGACAGCGGCTCGGTCGCATCCCCCAACCGCGAGACCGAATCCATGATGGACGGCAGCGATGCGGTCAGCGATTGGCCCCTGCTCAACGCGTTGCTCAACGCGGCCAGTGGTGCCACCTGGGTCAGCTTGCACCACGGTGGTGGTGTGGGTATGGGTTACTCGCAACACAGCGGCGTGGTTATCGTGGCCGACGGCACGGCGGAGGCTGGCGAGAAGCTGGGCCGTGTATTGTTCAACGACCCGGCCACGGGTGTGATGCGCCACGCCGACGCAGGCTATGACATTGCACGGCAAAGCGCCCGCGACAATGGCCTGAACCTGCCGATGCTCAAGTAA
- the hutH gene encoding histidine ammonia-lyase encodes MNIQPGELTLAQLRELHASKTTLTLDPAARPGIRASAALVHKAAQGGDAVYGVNTGFGKLANQRIAQADLETLQLNLLRSHAVGVGEPMSEPVVRLILLMKAASLARGYSGIREIVIDRLFAFYNLGITPVIPCQGSVGASGDLAPLAHLCLPLIGEGEVFFEDQRMPAADALAQAKLEPIKLSAKEGLALINGTQVSTGLAIDALLATERLFEAAVISGAVTLDAARGSDGPFDPRIHAVRGQPGQIACAAAYRALAIGSAIRKSHLEGDDRVQDPYCLRCQPQVMGACLDQMRYAADVLLREANAVTDNPLVFAESATLLSGGNFHAEPVALAADALAVVIAEIGAITERRIAMLVDTVVSRLPAFLTPEPGLNSGFMIVHVTAAALASENKSLAHPASVDSLPTSANQEDHVSMATFAARRLQQMLRNTEYIVAIELLSAAQGIEFLRPLQSSPVLEGILELVRSVSPAMMVDRSLAPDMELVRGLITQGRVGLAGEAQIRELTALRLG; translated from the coding sequence ATGAACATCCAACCCGGCGAACTGACCCTAGCGCAGCTGCGCGAACTGCATGCCAGCAAGACCACCCTGACCCTGGACCCCGCCGCCCGGCCCGGCATTCGCGCCAGTGCGGCCCTGGTGCACAAGGCCGCCCAAGGTGGCGATGCCGTTTACGGCGTGAACACCGGCTTCGGCAAACTGGCCAACCAGCGCATCGCCCAGGCCGATCTGGAAACCCTGCAACTGAACCTGCTGCGCTCCCACGCGGTGGGTGTGGGTGAACCCATGTCCGAACCCGTGGTGCGCCTGATTCTGCTGATGAAGGCGGCCAGCCTGGCGCGCGGCTACTCCGGCATCCGCGAGATCGTCATTGACCGTTTGTTTGCGTTTTACAACCTGGGCATCACTCCGGTGATTCCTTGCCAAGGCTCGGTCGGCGCATCGGGCGACCTGGCGCCCTTGGCACACCTGTGCCTGCCGCTGATCGGCGAAGGCGAAGTGTTTTTTGAAGACCAGCGCATGCCAGCCGCTGACGCTCTGGCGCAGGCCAAGCTGGAGCCTATCAAGCTGTCGGCCAAGGAAGGCCTTGCATTGATCAACGGCACACAGGTGTCCACCGGTTTGGCCATCGACGCCCTGCTGGCCACCGAACGCCTGTTTGAAGCCGCCGTCATTTCCGGCGCGGTGACGCTGGACGCAGCCCGCGGCAGCGACGGCCCGTTCGACCCCCGCATCCACGCCGTGCGCGGCCAGCCCGGCCAGATCGCCTGCGCCGCAGCCTACCGTGCACTCGCCATTGGCAGCGCCATCCGCAAGTCACACCTGGAAGGCGACGACCGCGTGCAAGACCCCTACTGCCTGCGCTGCCAGCCCCAGGTCATGGGCGCCTGCCTGGACCAGATGCGCTACGCCGCCGACGTGTTGCTGCGCGAAGCCAATGCGGTCACCGACAACCCGCTGGTGTTTGCCGAATCTGCCACACTGCTGTCGGGCGGCAACTTCCACGCCGAACCCGTGGCCCTGGCTGCCGATGCGCTGGCTGTGGTGATCGCCGAAATCGGCGCCATCACCGAGCGCCGCATTGCCATGCTGGTGGACACCGTGGTGTCGCGCCTGCCCGCCTTTTTGACACCCGAGCCGGGCCTGAACTCCGGCTTCATGATCGTGCACGTGACCGCCGCCGCGCTGGCCTCCGAGAACAAATCCCTGGCCCACCCCGCCAGTGTGGACAGCCTGCCCACATCCGCCAACCAGGAAGACCATGTCTCCATGGCCACATTCGCCGCGCGGCGCCTGCAGCAGATGCTGCGCAATACCGAGTACATCGTTGCCATTGAGCTGCTGTCTGCCGCCCAGGGCATTGAATTCCTGCGCCCGCTGCAAAGCTCACCCGTGCTGGAAGGCATTCTGGAGCTTGTGCGCTCCGTGTCACCCGCCATGATGGTGGACCGCAGCCTGGCGCCGGATATGGAGCTGGTGCGCGGGCTGATCACGCAGGGGCGTGTGGGGCTGGCGGGTGAGGCGCAGATACGGGAGTTGACGGCTTTGCGGTTGGGTTAG